One genomic window of Tenacibaculum tangerinum includes the following:
- a CDS encoding ABC transporter permease, which yields MLRLLTIEIHKLKYNRASKVLSIIYFALLTSIALIAAIKFDIGPIKFHLAEQGIFNFPYIWHFNTYMAAIFKFFLLLVIVSMMSNEYSYKTLKQNLIDGLSKKEFILSKFYTVIAFALISTLFVFIVSLILGAIYSDFNEISIIFSDLDYLVAFFVKLLGFFSFGLFLGILIKRSAFAVAAMIVWFIIESIVKGYLYWTFRSAKSGADEAVNSIMQFFPLEAMSNLIKEPFSRLGAVKSVANQIGENFTKDYSVGILNIVIVLVWTAIFIYSSYALLKKRDL from the coding sequence ATGTTACGACTTTTAACTATAGAAATTCATAAATTAAAATATAACAGAGCTAGTAAAGTTTTGTCAATTATTTACTTCGCATTATTAACTTCAATTGCCTTAATTGCTGCCATTAAATTTGACATTGGTCCTATTAAGTTTCATTTAGCTGAGCAAGGTATTTTTAATTTCCCTTATATCTGGCATTTCAACACCTATATGGCTGCTATTTTTAAATTTTTCTTATTGTTGGTGATTGTTTCTATGATGTCTAATGAATATAGCTATAAAACACTAAAGCAAAACCTAATTGATGGACTTAGCAAAAAAGAATTTATTCTTTCTAAGTTTTACACAGTAATCGCTTTTGCACTTATCTCTACTCTTTTTGTTTTTATTGTATCATTAATTCTTGGAGCTATTTATTCTGATTTTAATGAAATATCAATTATATTTTCAGACCTAGACTATTTAGTTGCTTTTTTTGTTAAACTTTTAGGTTTTTTCTCGTTCGGATTGTTTTTAGGAATTTTAATAAAACGTTCAGCATTTGCTGTAGCAGCTATGATTGTATGGTTTATTATTGAAAGTATTGTAAAAGGTTACTTATATTGGACTTTTAGAAGTGCAAAAAGTGGAGCTGATGAGGCTGTAAATTCAATTATGCAATTCTTCCCTCTAGAAGCTATGTCGAACTTGATAAAAGAACCTTTCTCTAGGTTGGGAGCTGTAAAATCCGTAGCCAATCAAATAGGAGAAAATTTCACAAAAGATTATTCAGTAGGCATCTTAAATATCGTTATTGTCTTGGTATGGACAGCTATTTTTATCTATTCGTCATACGCTTTATTAAAAAAACGGGATTTATAA
- a CDS encoding T9SS type B sorting domain-containing protein — protein MNKLLVLFLFLYSLFCFSQNETNHWFFGDKAGLNFSYGGINVTNTSQMETPAGCTSISDTNGNLLFYSDGKTIWNRNHEVMEGGTDLGDKKELFQNSIIIPKPNSTEIYYLLYMKSTLPSGTFALFLAEIEISSSYPNGIVKRRNSLLKSLTTERITAVHHKNGKSIWVITLNKSGAITSPITNISAFEIDETGVVRPPKNNTIQEDSIDKIGAMKISPDGSKLAISDYNNSFIYVYNFDTSSGNVSFNTRIFTDIALLSPTYPYGLGFSPNSKILYYTARQRTDSSILVQYFFDNPFPSNPLFSEKTPIFVSYDYSFGALQLANNGKVYVAMYTKDDPIDEINGLSPVQNIGFIDSPDQYKLDCDYNHMAIQLDPGLSIKGLPSFIQSYFRNRILTEDQCVFDTFNFSLDSYAPINSVTWEFGDGSISNEMSPEYAYTTAGEYTVTATININNKDVKLYKKVTVFPLPKLIPNQEIVQCDDDNDGVNLFNLNAIGDKISTDDTLTYEFYTNLADAENNTNQIQDPENFYNESNPQTIYTRATSLNGCSNIESFSIEALFRPALTIPPITACKDVESSVNEDVGFFDLRVKRSQIVNNLGLSKLEKISFFASFTDAQKSINILPYEYISNSTTIWVKIENENGCFGISPIELIVNSPQINLEDNYTICISPSDHPPITLTADSSYDRFEWKDENNTTIATSNSFALTKAGTFSLTIFKTINGVECSTSKSFTVNYPPPPKILNVDVTVQSETENIVYVSVNGDSNYEFSLDDTTYFGNGASHSFYNVQPGIATIYIKDLNKCEPSITASASIIGYPKFLTPNSDGFNDYWKVYGVSTNFFKEIDIKIFNRFGKVVYVINDKNSDLGWDGTYNNIQLPTNDYWFHAKLKDLNDNTIDKKGHFTLKRN, from the coding sequence ATGAATAAATTACTAGTACTCTTTTTGTTTTTATATTCCTTGTTTTGTTTTTCACAAAATGAAACCAATCATTGGTTTTTTGGTGACAAAGCTGGTCTTAATTTTAGTTATGGTGGAATTAATGTTACCAACACAAGCCAAATGGAAACACCAGCTGGCTGTACTTCAATTTCAGACACCAATGGAAATCTTTTATTCTATTCTGATGGAAAAACTATTTGGAATAGAAACCATGAAGTTATGGAAGGTGGTACTGATTTAGGTGATAAGAAAGAATTGTTCCAAAATTCAATTATAATCCCAAAACCAAATTCAACAGAGATCTATTATTTACTTTATATGAAGAGTACACTTCCTTCTGGAACTTTTGCTCTTTTTCTTGCTGAAATTGAAATCTCTTCAAGTTATCCGAATGGTATTGTAAAACGCAGGAATTCATTGCTTAAAAGTTTAACTACTGAAAGAATTACCGCTGTACACCATAAAAATGGAAAATCTATTTGGGTAATCACTTTGAATAAAAGCGGAGCAATCACCTCTCCAATAACTAATATTTCTGCTTTTGAAATTGATGAAACTGGTGTTGTAAGACCTCCTAAAAACAATACTATCCAAGAAGATTCAATCGATAAAATAGGAGCTATGAAAATATCACCCGATGGAAGTAAGCTTGCTATTTCTGATTATAACAACTCTTTTATTTATGTGTACAACTTTGACACCTCTTCTGGGAATGTCAGTTTTAACACTAGAATTTTTACTGATATCGCACTTCTTTCTCCTACATATCCGTATGGATTAGGTTTCTCTCCGAATTCCAAAATTTTATATTACACCGCAAGACAAAGAACTGATTCTAGTATCTTAGTCCAGTACTTTTTCGACAATCCTTTTCCTTCAAATCCATTATTTTCTGAGAAAACCCCCATTTTTGTTTCTTACGATTACTCTTTTGGGGCATTACAATTAGCAAATAACGGCAAAGTTTATGTAGCTATGTATACTAAAGACGATCCTATAGACGAAATCAATGGGTTATCTCCTGTTCAGAATATTGGTTTTATTGATTCGCCAGACCAATATAAATTAGACTGTGATTATAACCATATGGCCATTCAACTCGATCCTGGGCTATCTATAAAAGGACTTCCTAGCTTTATTCAATCCTATTTTAGAAATAGAATTCTTACTGAAGATCAGTGTGTTTTTGATACATTCAATTTTTCTCTAGATTCTTACGCTCCAATAAATAGTGTTACTTGGGAATTTGGAGACGGAAGTATAAGTAATGAAATGAGTCCTGAATATGCATACACTACTGCAGGAGAATACACAGTTACCGCCACTATAAATATTAACAACAAAGATGTAAAACTTTATAAAAAAGTTACCGTTTTTCCACTACCTAAACTAATCCCCAATCAAGAAATTGTTCAATGCGACGATGATAATGACGGAGTAAATTTATTTAATCTAAATGCTATTGGAGATAAAATATCAACAGATGATACACTTACATATGAATTTTATACGAATTTAGCTGATGCAGAAAATAATACCAATCAAATACAAGACCCTGAAAACTTCTACAATGAGAGTAACCCACAAACTATATACACCAGAGCTACCTCATTAAATGGTTGTTCTAATATCGAAAGTTTTTCTATAGAAGCTTTGTTTAGACCTGCACTTACAATTCCGCCAATAACAGCTTGTAAAGATGTTGAAAGTAGTGTAAACGAAGATGTAGGTTTTTTTGATTTAAGGGTAAAAAGGAGTCAAATAGTGAACAATTTGGGTTTAAGTAAACTTGAAAAGATATCCTTTTTTGCATCATTCACAGATGCACAAAAATCTATCAACATCCTTCCTTATGAGTATATATCTAACTCTACTACCATTTGGGTAAAAATAGAAAATGAAAATGGTTGTTTTGGTATATCTCCTATCGAATTAATCGTAAACTCTCCTCAAATAAATTTAGAAGACAATTATACTATCTGCATCAGTCCTTCTGACCACCCTCCTATTACTTTAACTGCTGATTCTTCTTATGATAGATTCGAATGGAAAGATGAAAACAATACTACTATAGCTACAAGTAATAGTTTTGCACTAACAAAAGCTGGTACATTCTCACTAACTATTTTTAAGACGATAAATGGAGTAGAGTGTTCAACCTCTAAAAGTTTCACTGTTAATTATCCTCCACCTCCTAAAATTTTAAATGTTGATGTTACTGTGCAAAGTGAAACTGAAAATATTGTTTATGTTAGTGTAAACGGTGATAGTAACTATGAGTTTTCTTTAGATGACACTACATATTTTGGTAACGGAGCTTCACATTCCTTCTACAATGTACAACCTGGTATTGCTACTATATATATTAAAGACCTTAACAAGTGTGAACCCTCCATAACAGCATCGGCTAGTATTATCGGATACCCTAAATTTTTAACTCCAAATTCCGATGGTTTTAATGACTATTGGAAGGTATATGGTGTGAGTACTAATTTCTTTAAAGAAATTGATATCAAAATATTCAATCGTTTTGGTAAAGTCGTTTATGTGATAAATGATAAAAATTCAGATCTCGGATGGGATGGCACCTATAACAACATTCAACTACCTACTAACGATTATTGGTTTCATGCAAAGCTTAAAGATCTTAATGACAATACCATAGATAAAAAAGGTCATTTTACCCTCAAAAGAAAT
- a CDS encoding T9SS type B sorting domain-containing protein — MLNTDEGCSSISDENGNLLFYSDGINVWTKNHELMRYSNGVLANNLEGNPSSSQSGLIVPNPEDKNLYYIFTVGTEYIGAGSGYPRNPGFKFYTIDISQGNGGEIIAGPIDLAGNLSEFWSEKVTAVQGKNCSEIWILSIAENTFYTYKIDKNGVDTSPVISSSNYPLKDKRGYLKASPDGTKVAMADFTAGQNFLGDGRLVLYNFDNTSGKITSSGITLTTPSTDGVPYGVEFSQTSSKLYVSTLKLPTSFSIFQYNLLESNISQTKTLVHQEGGYRGALQLGPDGRIYASIPGRNYLGAIENPEENANDVQFTSNAVNLGGAISSQGLPPFIQSFFAPVKLIDVATGEVLNNNNQIFCIGSSYEIQPQKNEPNDTYTWFKDGVEIAKTRTLTIDNDNYGSGTYEINIDSGSECKKTYVGTIQVSFEPKPTINKIPPYIQCDFDSNPIDGFTSFNLETLEPSLVDNLSEISIDFFETTDTNFTAPLNKTNYTNSVAKNHSVTVKITNNTTLCYETEIIDLQVNPTGLTSYTDEYLCELDENASIPNAQFSIGTGNSFFDFSLKTQQIINNSGGVLSEVTHDFEYYRTASDASLQTNQILPPYEDDLFTNNATVFVRISNKGETSCEAVGNFKIFVEEIPVPQGNLNDTILCVDNPRLSPQPQTIPLNADTGNPTDSYKWYINGNLIAGETSAIYNANTEGEYKVEAYRKYPNIAELCVGYNTFYVKESNQALIVNLESVDDQDNPNNNKIKIVVDGLGDYEYALNSTNLSDFVKGSENLSYTFTDIPPGLNTISIRDRNGCGIATSNQISTIYFQRHFTPNGDGHFDTWKVLGVDNEYYDVVRVKIFNRFGKLINEITDKNHPGWDGVYNGAILPSNDYWYNAELIDSNGKVRKKTGHFSLLRK; from the coding sequence ATGCTTAATACTGATGAAGGATGCTCTAGCATTTCTGATGAAAACGGGAACTTACTGTTTTATTCTGACGGAATAAATGTTTGGACAAAAAACCACGAGCTCATGCGTTATTCTAACGGTGTTTTAGCAAATAATTTAGAAGGTAACCCGTCAAGTTCACAATCTGGATTAATTGTTCCAAACCCTGAAGATAAAAACTTATACTATATTTTTACAGTAGGTACCGAATATATTGGTGCTGGAAGTGGTTACCCAAGAAATCCGGGGTTTAAATTTTATACTATAGATATTTCTCAAGGAAATGGAGGTGAAATCATAGCAGGACCTATAGACTTAGCTGGTAATTTGAGTGAATTTTGGTCTGAAAAAGTAACCGCAGTACAAGGAAAGAATTGTTCTGAAATTTGGATTTTATCTATTGCAGAAAATACATTTTATACTTATAAAATTGATAAAAACGGAGTAGATACCAGCCCCGTAATTTCTTCCTCTAACTATCCTCTCAAAGATAAAAGAGGATACTTAAAAGCATCTCCCGACGGCACCAAAGTTGCGATGGCCGACTTTACCGCTGGTCAAAATTTTTTAGGTGACGGACGTTTGGTTTTGTACAATTTTGATAACACTTCAGGAAAAATTACCTCATCAGGAATTACACTAACCACCCCCTCAACAGACGGTGTGCCGTATGGTGTAGAATTTTCTCAAACATCGTCAAAATTATACGTATCTACACTTAAACTACCTACGAGTTTTAGTATCTTTCAGTATAACTTGTTAGAAAGTAATATTTCGCAGACAAAAACCTTAGTACATCAAGAAGGAGGCTATAGAGGTGCTTTACAATTGGGGCCTGATGGAAGAATCTATGCTTCTATTCCTGGTAGAAACTATTTAGGAGCGATAGAAAACCCAGAAGAAAATGCAAATGATGTACAATTTACCTCAAATGCTGTTAACCTAGGTGGTGCCATTTCTTCACAAGGACTCCCACCCTTTATTCAATCGTTTTTTGCTCCTGTAAAGTTAATTGATGTAGCTACTGGTGAAGTTTTAAACAATAACAATCAAATATTTTGCATTGGAAGTAGCTATGAAATTCAGCCACAAAAAAATGAGCCTAATGATACTTACACATGGTTTAAAGATGGAGTTGAAATAGCAAAAACAAGAACGTTAACCATCGACAATGATAACTATGGAAGTGGTACGTATGAAATAAACATAGATTCAGGTTCAGAATGTAAAAAAACATATGTAGGTACGATACAAGTCTCTTTTGAACCAAAACCTACTATCAACAAAATACCTCCTTACATTCAATGCGATTTTGACAGCAATCCAATTGATGGGTTCACTTCCTTTAATTTAGAAACACTAGAACCTTCACTAGTCGACAATCTATCTGAGATTTCTATCGATTTTTTTGAAACCACAGACACTAACTTTACCGCTCCACTTAATAAAACGAATTATACCAATTCAGTAGCTAAAAACCACTCTGTAACAGTAAAGATTACGAACAACACTACGCTTTGCTATGAAACTGAAATCATTGACTTACAGGTAAATCCTACAGGATTAACTTCTTATACCGATGAATATCTTTGCGAATTAGACGAAAATGCATCTATTCCTAATGCCCAATTTAGCATTGGTACTGGCAATAGTTTTTTTGATTTTTCTTTAAAAACACAACAAATAATTAATAACTCTGGAGGAGTCTTATCAGAAGTCACTCATGATTTTGAATATTATCGAACTGCTAGTGATGCTTCCTTACAAACAAATCAAATTCTACCTCCCTACGAAGACGATTTATTTACAAATAATGCTACTGTTTTTGTTAGAATTTCAAATAAAGGAGAAACATCATGCGAAGCAGTGGGTAATTTTAAAATTTTTGTAGAAGAAATTCCTGTACCACAAGGAAACCTTAACGACACTATTTTATGTGTCGACAACCCAAGACTTAGCCCCCAACCACAAACAATTCCATTAAATGCAGACACCGGAAATCCAACCGACTCTTATAAATGGTATATTAACGGAAATTTAATCGCTGGAGAAACATCCGCAATTTACAATGCAAATACTGAAGGAGAATACAAAGTAGAAGCCTATAGGAAGTACCCAAACATTGCTGAACTTTGCGTAGGTTATAATACATTTTATGTAAAAGAATCGAACCAAGCATTAATTGTGAATTTAGAATCTGTCGACGATCAAGACAACCCTAATAATAACAAAATTAAAATTGTAGTAGACGGTTTAGGAGATTATGAGTACGCCTTAAATAGTACTAATCTTAGTGATTTTGTAAAAGGTAGTGAGAACCTCTCGTACACTTTTACCGATATTCCACCAGGACTAAACACCATTTCTATTAGAGATCGTAATGGCTGTGGAATAGCTACTTCAAATCAAATTTCAACCATTTATTTCCAACGCCATTTTACCCCTAACGGAGACGGACATTTTGACACATGGAAGGTACTAGGAGTTGATAATGAGTATTATGATGTAGTTAGAGTTAAAATTTTTAACCGTTTTGGAAAACTCATCAATGAAATTACCGATAAAAACCACCCAGGTTGGGACGGGGTTTATAATGGTGCTATACTTCCTTCTAATGATTATTGGTACAACGCTGAGTTAATTGATTCTAATGGAAAAGTGAGAAAAAAGACAGGGCATTTTTCTTTATTAAGAAAATAA
- a CDS encoding T9SS type B sorting domain-containing protein: MKKFIVLSLLFACASVFSQNDCSDAIVVCGNSGFQNLNATGVGIQELSGSNTCSSQENNSLWIKIKIDKGGTLDFTLTPTNPDGSHNTDINIDFDFFIFGPNVNCGNIGQAIRCSTTNPAASNQGNNLTGIRASETDISEGPGPQGNSFVRSLNVNDNDSYFLVIDRPIGSSSFKIDWTGSATFNNPPTINPPTIGQSYDLEECDNDGTFDNSTNFDLTTNTIPILNGQTDIKISYHLSDNDAQTNTNAITNPNSFKNTSNPQKIFIRLTNINSECFSVTDFNVTVNNNINITQPTNYTVCDDINSGSNTDGFYSSFLLSSKDNEILGVLDPSTHTVNYYLSLTDAQNDINPINKNTFFTNTKKDSQEIFIRVQNNFSCLNTATSFNLEINPIPDFVTIQPYQQCDFDSNPTDGITIFNLQSKEAEISNNNTNVTVLFFESQTNLNNNSPITSPENYTNTISFNQKLFVKIINNSTQCFNTGSLDLIVNSSGLGTFDDIYSCELDSNASNPNATQSIGSQNTFFDFNIKREDIITKSNGALTTATHSIEFYRTANDASLQTNKILPPYENNLFTDNSEIFVRIISKTNNACESVGKFNLQVESLPIPQGNLNDIILCVDNPRLNPQPQTIPLNADTGNPTDSYKWYVNGNLITGETSAIYNANSEAEYKVEAYRKYPNIAELCVGYNTFYVKESNQALIVNLESVDDQDNPNNNKIKIVVDGLGDYEYALNSTNLSDFVKGSENLSYTFTDIPPGLNTISIRDRNGCGIATSNQISTIYFQRHFTPNGDGYFDTWKVLGVDNEYYDVVRVQIFNRFGKLINEITDKNHPGWDGVYNGAILPSNDYWYNAELIDNDGKVRKKTGHFSLLRK; the protein is encoded by the coding sequence ATGAAAAAGTTTATTGTACTAAGTTTATTGTTTGCTTGTGCATCAGTATTCTCTCAAAATGATTGTTCCGACGCTATTGTGGTATGTGGTAATAGTGGTTTTCAAAACTTAAATGCTACGGGAGTAGGGATTCAAGAACTTTCAGGTTCTAATACCTGTTCTAGTCAAGAAAACAATAGTTTGTGGATTAAAATTAAAATTGATAAAGGAGGAACATTAGATTTCACCTTAACTCCAACGAATCCCGATGGTAGTCATAATACTGATATTAACATCGATTTTGATTTTTTTATATTTGGTCCAAATGTAAACTGTGGAAACATAGGGCAAGCCATTCGATGCTCAACAACAAACCCAGCAGCAAGTAACCAAGGAAATAACTTAACAGGTATTAGAGCATCTGAAACAGATATATCTGAAGGTCCAGGACCACAAGGTAATAGTTTTGTACGTTCTTTGAATGTTAACGATAATGACTCTTATTTTCTAGTTATTGATAGGCCTATAGGAAGCAGTAGTTTTAAAATTGATTGGACTGGAAGCGCTACTTTTAACAATCCTCCTACAATCAATCCTCCTACAATTGGTCAATCGTACGACTTGGAAGAATGTGATAATGATGGTACTTTCGATAACAGTACAAATTTTGACCTTACTACCAATACTATACCAATATTAAACGGTCAAACAGATATTAAAATCAGCTATCATTTGAGTGATAATGATGCGCAAACTAACACAAATGCTATTACAAATCCAAACAGCTTTAAAAACACAAGTAATCCTCAAAAAATATTTATACGGTTAACAAATATAAATTCTGAATGTTTCTCTGTAACCGATTTCAATGTTACTGTAAATAATAATATAAACATTACTCAACCTACTAATTACACTGTCTGTGACGATATAAATAGTGGAAGTAACACCGATGGTTTCTATAGTTCTTTTCTATTATCGTCTAAAGACAATGAAATTTTAGGAGTATTAGATCCAAGTACACATACAGTGAATTATTATTTGAGCCTTACAGATGCTCAAAATGACATAAACCCTATAAACAAAAACACTTTTTTTACAAATACTAAAAAAGACTCTCAAGAAATTTTTATTAGAGTTCAGAATAACTTCAGTTGCTTAAATACTGCTACTAGTTTTAATTTAGAAATAAATCCTATTCCTGATTTTGTTACAATACAACCGTATCAACAATGTGACTTTGATAGCAATCCTACTGACGGAATTACCATATTTAATTTACAAAGTAAAGAAGCAGAAATATCAAATAACAACACAAATGTAACAGTACTGTTTTTTGAAAGTCAAACTAACTTAAATAATAACTCACCCATAACATCACCCGAAAACTACACTAATACAATCTCATTTAACCAAAAGTTATTTGTAAAAATTATAAATAACTCAACGCAGTGTTTTAACACAGGAAGCTTAGATTTAATTGTAAACTCCTCTGGATTAGGTACATTTGATGACATCTACTCATGTGAATTAGACAGTAATGCGTCAAACCCAAATGCTACTCAAAGTATAGGGAGTCAAAATACTTTTTTTGATTTTAACATAAAAAGAGAGGATATTATTACAAAATCTAATGGAGCTTTAACAACCGCTACACATTCTATTGAATTTTATAGAACAGCAAACGATGCTTCTCTGCAAACAAACAAAATTCTACCTCCATACGAAAACAATTTATTTACCGACAACTCAGAAATATTTGTAAGAATTATATCAAAAACCAATAACGCTTGTGAAAGTGTAGGTAAGTTTAACCTTCAGGTTGAAAGCCTTCCTATACCTCAAGGCAATTTAAATGATATTATTTTATGTGTCGATAACCCAAGACTTAACCCCCAACCACAAACAATTCCATTAAATGCAGACACTGGAAATCCAACCGACTCTTATAAATGGTATGTAAACGGAAATTTAATCACTGGAGAAACATCCGCAATTTACAATGCTAATAGTGAAGCAGAATACAAAGTAGAAGCCTATAGGAAATACCCAAACATTGCTGAACTTTGCGTAGGTTATAATACATTTTATGTAAAAGAATCGAACCAAGCATTAATTGTAAATTTAGAATCTGTCGATGATCAAGACAACCCCAATAATAACAAAATTAAAATTGTAGTAGACGGTTTAGGAGATTATGAGTACGCCTTAAATAGTACTAATCTTAGTGATTTTGTAAAAGGTAGTGAAAACCTCTCGTACACTTTTACCGATATTCCACCAGGACTAAACACCATTTCTATTAGAGACCGTAATGGTTGTGGAATTGCTACTTCAAATCAAATTTCAACCATTTATTTCCAACGCCATTTTACCCCTAACGGAGACGGATATTTTGATACATGGAAGGTACTAGGAGTTGATAATGAGTATTATGATGTAGTTAGAGTTCAAATTTTTAACCGTTTTGGAAAACTCATCAATGAAATTACCGACAAAAACCATCCTGGTTGGGATGGGGTTTATAATGGTGCTATACTTCCTTCTAATGATTATTGGTATAATGCTGAATTGATAGATAATGACGGAAAAGTGAGAAAAAAAACAGGGCATTTTTCTTTATTAAGAAAATGA
- a CDS encoding ABC transporter ATP-binding protein, whose protein sequence is METILSIRNLDKKYGKVHAVNNLSFDIQKGNVYGILGPNGSGKSTTLGIILNVVNKTSGNFSWFDGAISTHEALKKVGAIIERPNFYPYMSATQNLQLICKIKGVSYDKIEEKLKIVNLYDRRNSKFKTYSLGMKQRLAIASALLNDPEILILDEPTNGLDPQGIHEIRQIIKGIAKNGTTILLASHLLDEVEKVCSHVVVIRKGIKLYSGRVDEMTASNGYFELQANDTKTLVQLLEKHASIETIKEENGVLIASLASELSSTEINKYLFDNGVLLSHLVKRKPSLEQQFLDLTNNQ, encoded by the coding sequence TTGGAAACAATTTTATCTATTCGAAACCTCGATAAAAAATATGGAAAAGTTCATGCGGTAAACAACCTTTCTTTTGATATTCAAAAAGGAAATGTTTATGGTATACTAGGTCCTAACGGAAGTGGAAAATCTACCACTTTAGGAATCATTTTAAATGTAGTAAATAAAACCTCTGGAAACTTTAGTTGGTTCGACGGAGCTATATCTACCCATGAAGCCTTAAAAAAAGTAGGAGCCATTATAGAACGCCCTAACTTTTACCCTTATATGAGTGCTACCCAAAACTTACAACTCATTTGTAAAATAAAAGGTGTATCGTACGATAAAATAGAAGAAAAACTTAAAATCGTAAACCTTTACGATCGCAGAAATAGTAAATTTAAAACCTACTCTTTGGGTATGAAACAACGTTTAGCGATTGCATCTGCCTTATTAAATGACCCTGAAATTTTAATCTTAGACGAGCCAACCAACGGCTTAGACCCACAAGGTATTCATGAAATTCGTCAAATAATTAAAGGAATTGCTAAAAACGGAACTACCATTTTACTAGCTTCTCACCTACTCGACGAAGTTGAAAAGGTATGCTCTCATGTTGTTGTGATTAGAAAAGGTATTAAACTATACAGCGGTAGAGTTGATGAAATGACTGCTTCTAATGGCTACTTTGAACTTCAAGCAAATGACACGAAAACACTTGTTCAGCTTTTAGAAAAGCACGCTTCTATCGAAACTATTAAAGAAGAAAACGGAGTTTTAATTGCCAGTCTAGCCTCAGAATTATCTTCAACAGAGATTAACAAATACCTCTTTGATAATGGCGTATTACTTTCTCATTTAGTAAAACGCAAACCTAGTTTAGAGCAACAATTCTTAGACCTAACCAACAACCAATAA
- a CDS encoding response regulator transcription factor, whose product MGSKKILLVEDDPNFGTVLKDYLALNDYNVTHAKDGIDGLIMFKNAEYDLCILDVMMPRKDGFSLAEDIRATNKEIPIIFLTAKTLKEDVLRGYQVGADDYLNKPFDSEVLLHKIKAILQRKEKENTNESDEFEFKIGGFDFNSKLRHLSYKGGEPQKLSPKESKLLRMLAIHKNDLMPRELALTKIWRDDNYFTSRSMDVYIAKLRKYLKSDENVEILNIHGEGFRLVEN is encoded by the coding sequence ATGGGAAGCAAAAAAATATTATTAGTAGAAGACGATCCTAATTTTGGGACAGTATTGAAAGATTATCTAGCATTGAACGATTATAACGTTACACATGCTAAAGATGGAATAGATGGTTTAATTATGTTTAAGAATGCAGAATACGACTTGTGCATACTCGATGTAATGATGCCTCGTAAGGATGGTTTTTCTTTGGCAGAAGATATTAGAGCGACCAATAAAGAAATTCCGATTATTTTCTTAACAGCGAAAACATTAAAAGAAGACGTTTTAAGAGGGTATCAAGTGGGAGCTGATGATTACCTAAACAAACCCTTTGATTCTGAAGTGTTGTTACACAAAATTAAAGCTATTTTACAACGCAAAGAAAAAGAAAACACAAACGAGAGTGATGAGTTCGAATTTAAAATCGGGGGATTTGATTTTAACTCAAAATTACGCCATCTCTCATACAAAGGTGGTGAACCACAAAAGCTATCACCTAAAGAAAGTAAATTATTGCGAATGCTAGCAATTCATAAAAATGATTTAATGCCACGTGAATTAGCATTAACAAAAATATGGAGAGATGATAATTATTTTACCTCTCGTAGTATGGACGTTTACATTGCCAAACTTCGTAAATATTTAAAAAGCGATGAAAATGTTGAAATTTTAAATATTCATGGCGAAGGTTTTAGGTTGGTAGAAAATTAA